From the Candidatus Melainabacteria bacterium RIFOXYA2_FULL_32_9 genome, the window CTATGGATCTATGGATACTATCAGAAGTTCCATCACGCTGGACAGAATATAACATTCCATTATTATGAATATCGTTTGCTATATTATCAAATATTATAACGTTATCATCAAAAGTTGCTCCAAAAGAAGCACCCAAAAAATTCGCAGCATTGGTAATATCATTGCCACCAACAAGAAGACCGGAAGCTGTTGTTAAAGTAATTGCATCTGCAACTATAATTCCTGTTTTCCCAACATTAATTCCATTTGGGCTTATAAATATCAAATGTCCGCCAATATTTCCTGTATCTACAATTCTGCCTTCTATAGCACCATTTATTGCCATTGCATTATTGACTCTGTTAATATAGTATCTAACAGAGCCTGGAAACATCATTTTTACGGTATCAAGATCTGCAACATTGAAATTTGTAAAGTTTGAGAGAGCATAATTACCATTTATATTGCCAGGGGTTACCTCATATGTATATGCCCCAAACTCTTCAGCAGAATTTATGGTGGTTGTGCCATCATTGGCTGTAATTGTAGACTCACTAAATCCTGGATTGGCTGAGAATATCCCGACACCTATAGCTAAAGATGCCGCAATTGCTAGAATAGAAGATTTTACCCTAACTCTCTGGAAACTCATTTCGCCACTCCAGACATTTATTCTCTAATTATATATTTTTTCTGATTATATTAGAAGTTTTAGTTTATTTTATGCTAATAATTCGAATCATAAATATAACAATCATATTTATTAGAATAACATTTTTATCTGTAATTTAAAGCCCCGCTTGGTTTATAATATTCAAGATGCTTATCAATTGATAGTTTTAACTTATAAAAATGTTTTAATACTTGTTTACAAAATAAAATACGGATAATAAATTATGATTAAATAGAATTGATGGTTTTTTAGATACTCTGAAGGTATCATTGATATGATATGTCAAAAATGTTGATATTAAAATCCTTTCAATGGATCATTTCTCTTAGATGTTTGTCGTATCTTTTAAAACTCAAATCGAGTTTTTGATTTTTTCTGATTTTCATAAATGATACTGGCTGATATGCTTGTGTTTACTTGAATATATCGACTTTAACGGTATTTATGGAAATCAGAAATGCATTATGGTTATTAATTTAAAGCTAATCCTAAAATAATTTATGCAATCATAGTGATCTCTTTGGAATTCAAGTTTACTACCTTAAATATATACTTAAAGATTGCCACGCAAGTATGCTCATTTCTTAAAACCACGTTTCATGGCTCGAAATGACAGCATAAATTATTTAAGTAGAAACTTGAGTTTTAATAAATAAATCAAATTTAAATTCAAAGTTTTAGGGTTTGTATTATAATAAGTTGAAAGCTTATTTAAGTGATTATTAGTTTATAGAGTATAATTACTGGAATTGTAGTAGAAAAAGAGGTACGGAATATGACTAGAGAATTATCTGCTCTTCAAAAAGCAAGATTGGAGTACAAACCCAAACTTCCAAAAGTTCTAAGAAACGGTGTTAAAAATTTAGATCTTGAATGTGGTGCGCCAACTCAGTCTATAGCAGACGCTGATGATATTAATGAAATGTTTCCTAACTCTTATGGAAAGCCTGTAGTAACTTTTAAATCAGGCGAAAGTAAGGTATTCAATAAAACTGTTAATGTAGGAGTTATCCTTTCAGGCGGTCAAGCTCCCGGTGGGCATAACGTAATTGCAGGTTTATTTGATGCTCTTAAAGAAGCCAATCCAAACAATAAATTATACGGATTTTTAGGTGGTCCAGCAGGCATTATCGATGGAAAATACGTTGAAATTACTAAAGAATTAATAGATGAGTATAGAAATACAGGCGGTTTTGACATAATTGGCTCTGGCAGGACAAAGCTTGAATCAGAAGAACAATTTATGAAAACCTGGAATACCTGTCAGAATTTAAATGTTTCAGCTGTGGTGGTTATTGGTGGAGATGATTCCAACACAAATGCTGCATTGTTAGCTGAATTTTTCCTTGAGAAAAAAGCTGGAATTCAAGTAATTGGGGTTCCAAAAACTATCGATGGCGATTTAAAGAATGAGCAGATTGAAATATCATTCGGCTTTGATACAGCAACAAAAACATATGCCGAATTGATCGGAAATATTGAGAGAGATGCCAATTCAGCCAAAAAATACTGGCACTTTATCAAAGTAATGGGAAGAAGTGCATCTCACGTTGGTCTTGAATGTGCTCTTCAAACACATCCTAATATCACGCTTATTTCTGAAGAAGTAGCTCAAAATAAGACTTCACTTGGAGAAATTGTTGATTATATTGTAAATATTGTCGTTGAAAGATCCAATAGAGGCAAAAACTTCGGTGTAGCAATTATTCCTGAAGGAATAATTGAATTTATACCTGAAATGAAATCGATGATTTCTAATTTGAATGATAAACTGGCTCTTTGTGAGGATGAAGCAGATTATCAAGCACTGTCAACTCAGGAACAGAGAATAGAATATATTAAAAATAAACTGGAAACTAGTAATTCTAAGGTGTTTGCTTCATTACCATCATCCA encodes:
- a CDS encoding diphosphate--fructose-6-phosphate 1-phosphotransferase — encoded protein: MTRELSALQKARLEYKPKLPKVLRNGVKNLDLECGAPTQSIADADDINEMFPNSYGKPVVTFKSGESKVFNKTVNVGVILSGGQAPGGHNVIAGLFDALKEANPNNKLYGFLGGPAGIIDGKYVEITKELIDEYRNTGGFDIIGSGRTKLESEEQFMKTWNTCQNLNVSAVVVIGGDDSNTNAALLAEFFLEKKAGIQVIGVPKTIDGDLKNEQIEISFGFDTATKTYAELIGNIERDANSAKKYWHFIKVMGRSASHVGLECALQTHPNITLISEEVAQNKTSLGEIVDYIVNIVVERSNRGKNFGVAIIPEGIIEFIPEMKSMISNLNDKLALCEDEADYQALSTQEQRIEYIKNKLETSNSKVFASLPSSIQAQLLMDRDPHGNVQVSRIETEKLLVEMVQAKLTEMKKNGQFKGKFSSQTHFFGYEGRCAAPSNFDADYCYSLGYNAFALVQFNITGYLSSVKNLTKPADEWIAGGVPLTMLMNMEKRHGIMKPVIQKALVDINGPVFGELQKNREAWAYEDHYLFTGPIQYYGPSEVADVTTKTLQLERK